One segment of Pseudoalteromonas rubra DNA contains the following:
- a CDS encoding S8 family serine peptidase — MAKYSFKATAVASAVSGALMAASATAATVQVQPSTSLKVSQVAFEQGNTAEARTNAYLVVMKQNTAVDLVAKGVYSEAAAKHTFASVQAAQSNLRQQIQQLDSGAKVLGATKVLASTLIVEASDSTLDKLRNNAAVERILPLRDSRLFVEESSGYIGADSVKQNLGVTGEGVKVAVLDTGIDYTHKVFNEAAGTVEAYEAEAADPTTVAWPQGQVKGGYDFVRNDADPIEDDPRFREGATELTDHGTHVSHDVTGISPDVELYVYSVCGGGCTWAAQISALEAAMDPNGDGDISDRVDLMNMSLGGEFGNTFTGDGTQYLIQRAVELGTNMIIAAGNDDDIPFRVGGPSTTPNAMSVASLTHPTHERLFGEGSMAGSETVIQPASFGPQEAFSFTQDDAELVYPSENQNGCDLEGGANPFDAMDFTGKAVLIDRGACAFTEKVLNAQEKGAVLVLIANNNDDGTPAPMGGGDPEVTIPSVGINYDAGDALKNQLRDGAATYSVSGVLKATTGGVSSFSSRGPSMDGLLKPEIAAPGSDILAAYPGTGDQLIRNSGTSMASPIVAGAVALMKEGRPELDAFEIKAMLMNTADLNIHVDSLHVDPESPLAPISRIGAGLVDVEKAMASPVAAWSWISEYETNQGALSFGFDVLEEVTTYTKTVELKNFSDKHKTYNLRIEARYDNDEDTGALSWEYPEEVTVPAGQTIAFDVSVTVDPAKLPEWGMTNPLSADDLGPRTAALTLSEMDGALVFNDVETEGDHDLHMVYHMLPKAHVGLDLHHEMVNGEPMLVAMNNGYRTVNPLADQLVAVGEEASEEEKAFNILGTTFNVFASEGCTDTGLFFTASMKLRDDVTHLRQAGYQMNLDTNNDGTFDYALSIYNDVGRSAAVPGRGRTVSGPIVDGAPSWQFLTPMYHETGSSTVTFAGCTDLIGLTSNELGNEMSIEAQVGWDNYQLGISTVTDSLTGNAIFGTSAATLVDADGNAVRSLAPGEKAYVNTAAPFAIAEASGTEILAAVTEEVLAGPDAATPPAIVSMMHETPEHTETGTVLGQVELVEQEGTVDVSEFYVRFQSNEGITVTKEGDIVVTNGDLLDYDAGVHQVELVVVAIDVQGNVSEQGYITVMITNEADTVEEQTPVIAPDQTFEVMENAEEGTEVGMLMVMDQDDDLVSFSVEGSSSFAIDEEGYITVVGPIDYDASDMITIKVTAHDKAGNMSEPVAVVFYILEDEYEGTPVVEMNQRFSVNENAAIGTEIGRLAYSDIDGDVTQFVVTGTNLVSIDEDGIITVAGDIDFEYERVIKFNVVAVDEMGKSSEPVMVEVRVNDLTGGDDNDDDDSGSLAWLTLLAAPFAALRRRKRK, encoded by the coding sequence ATGGCCAAGTATTCATTTAAAGCCACCGCGGTAGCATCTGCTGTCTCAGGTGCATTGATGGCAGCATCTGCAACGGCTGCAACCGTTCAGGTTCAACCAAGCACATCACTTAAAGTCAGCCAGGTTGCATTCGAACAAGGCAACACCGCTGAAGCGCGCACCAACGCATACCTAGTCGTTATGAAGCAAAACACGGCTGTAGATCTGGTTGCTAAAGGCGTATACAGCGAAGCAGCAGCAAAGCATACATTTGCTAGCGTACAGGCTGCTCAGTCTAACCTAAGACAGCAAATTCAACAGCTTGACTCAGGTGCTAAGGTACTTGGCGCAACTAAAGTACTTGCTTCTACTCTGATTGTTGAAGCATCAGACAGCACACTAGATAAGCTACGCAACAATGCTGCCGTTGAGCGCATTTTACCACTGAGAGATTCTCGACTGTTTGTTGAAGAAAGCTCAGGCTACATTGGTGCTGACTCAGTAAAACAAAACCTGGGCGTAACTGGTGAAGGCGTTAAAGTTGCTGTACTAGATACTGGTATCGATTACACGCACAAAGTGTTCAATGAAGCGGCTGGTACCGTTGAAGCGTATGAAGCTGAAGCGGCTGATCCGACAACAGTTGCTTGGCCACAAGGCCAGGTAAAAGGTGGTTATGACTTCGTTCGTAACGACGCTGACCCGATTGAAGATGATCCAAGATTCCGTGAAGGTGCGACCGAACTGACTGACCATGGTACGCACGTATCACACGATGTAACGGGCATTTCACCTGACGTTGAATTATATGTGTATTCTGTATGTGGCGGCGGCTGTACCTGGGCTGCACAGATCAGTGCACTTGAAGCGGCAATGGATCCAAATGGTGACGGCGACATCAGTGACCGTGTAGACCTGATGAATATGTCACTGGGTGGCGAGTTTGGTAACACGTTTACTGGTGATGGTACACAATACCTTATTCAGCGTGCAGTTGAGCTGGGTACTAACATGATCATCGCGGCTGGTAACGATGACGACATTCCATTCCGTGTTGGTGGTCCAAGTACAACTCCTAACGCGATGTCAGTGGCTTCTTTGACTCACCCGACACATGAGCGTTTGTTCGGCGAAGGCTCTATGGCAGGCTCTGAAACTGTGATCCAGCCTGCAAGCTTTGGTCCGCAAGAAGCATTCAGCTTCACACAAGATGACGCTGAGCTGGTTTATCCAAGCGAAAATCAAAATGGCTGTGACCTGGAAGGCGGTGCGAATCCGTTTGATGCGATGGACTTCACGGGTAAAGCGGTACTGATCGACCGTGGTGCTTGTGCGTTCACAGAAAAAGTACTTAACGCACAGGAAAAAGGTGCAGTACTTGTACTGATTGCGAACAACAACGATGATGGCACCCCTGCTCCTATGGGTGGTGGCGATCCAGAAGTAACTATTCCATCTGTAGGTATTAACTATGATGCAGGTGATGCCCTTAAGAACCAACTGCGTGATGGCGCGGCAACCTACAGCGTAAGCGGTGTGTTGAAAGCAACTACTGGCGGTGTATCTAGCTTCTCTTCACGTGGTCCTTCAATGGATGGCCTGTTGAAGCCGGAAATCGCGGCACCAGGTTCAGATATCCTTGCTGCCTACCCAGGCACAGGTGATCAACTGATCAGAAACTCAGGTACGTCTATGGCGAGCCCGATTGTAGCTGGTGCAGTTGCGCTGATGAAAGAAGGTCGTCCTGAGCTGGATGCATTTGAAATCAAAGCGATGCTGATGAACACCGCAGACCTTAATATTCACGTTGATTCACTGCATGTTGATCCTGAATCACCATTAGCACCAATCAGCCGTATCGGTGCCGGTCTGGTAGATGTTGAAAAAGCGATGGCTTCGCCGGTTGCTGCATGGAGCTGGATTTCTGAATATGAAACAAATCAAGGTGCATTGTCGTTTGGTTTTGATGTGCTTGAAGAAGTTACAACTTATACCAAAACAGTTGAGCTGAAGAACTTCTCTGATAAGCATAAGACTTATAACCTTCGCATCGAAGCGCGTTATGACAATGACGAAGATACAGGTGCGCTAAGCTGGGAATACCCAGAGGAAGTGACTGTTCCTGCGGGTCAAACGATTGCGTTTGACGTATCTGTGACAGTTGATCCTGCTAAGCTACCTGAGTGGGGCATGACTAACCCGCTATCAGCTGATGACCTTGGCCCTCGTACTGCTGCGTTGACCTTGTCAGAAATGGACGGTGCGCTGGTATTTAACGACGTTGAAACTGAAGGTGACCACGATCTACACATGGTTTACCACATGTTGCCTAAAGCGCATGTAGGCCTCGATCTACACCATGAAATGGTTAATGGCGAGCCGATGCTGGTTGCAATGAACAACGGTTACAGAACAGTTAACCCACTGGCAGATCAGCTAGTTGCTGTTGGTGAAGAAGCAAGCGAAGAAGAAAAAGCCTTCAACATCCTGGGTACAACGTTCAATGTGTTTGCCTCAGAAGGGTGTACAGATACAGGTCTATTCTTCACGGCATCAATGAAGTTACGTGATGATGTGACACATCTGCGTCAAGCTGGTTATCAGATGAATCTTGATACCAACAATGACGGCACTTTTGACTATGCACTATCGATTTACAACGATGTAGGTCGTAGCGCTGCTGTACCTGGTCGTGGTCGTACAGTATCAGGTCCAATTGTAGATGGTGCTCCATCATGGCAATTCTTGACGCCGATGTACCACGAGACAGGCTCAAGCACGGTTACCTTCGCTGGTTGTACCGATCTTATTGGTCTGACTTCTAATGAGCTGGGCAACGAAATGAGCATCGAAGCGCAGGTTGGTTGGGATAACTACCAGCTTGGTATCAGCACAGTAACTGACTCACTGACTGGTAACGCAATCTTCGGTACTTCAGCTGCAACGTTAGTAGATGCAGACGGCAACGCTGTAAGATCGCTAGCGCCGGGTGAAAAAGCGTATGTGAATACAGCAGCACCATTTGCAATTGCAGAAGCAAGCGGTACTGAAATTCTGGCTGCGGTAACTGAAGAAGTACTGGCGGGTCCAGATGCTGCGACGCCTCCTGCGATTGTAAGCATGATGCATGAGACGCCTGAGCACACTGAAACAGGTACCGTGTTAGGTCAGGTAGAGCTTGTAGAGCAAGAAGGCACAGTTGATGTTTCTGAATTCTATGTCCGCTTCCAGTCTAATGAAGGCATCACAGTAACTAAAGAAGGTGACATTGTTGTAACCAACGGTGACCTGCTAGATTACGATGCTGGCGTACACCAGGTTGAGCTGGTTGTTGTAGCGATTGACGTACAAGGTAACGTGTCTGAGCAAGGTTACATCACAGTGATGATTACCAACGAAGCAGATACTGTTGAAGAGCAGACGCCAGTTATTGCTCCTGACCAGACCTTTGAAGTGATGGAAAATGCAGAAGAAGGCACTGAAGTTGGCATGCTGATGGTGATGGATCAGGACGATGACCTGGTATCTTTCAGCGTTGAAGGCAGCTCTTCATTTGCAATCGATGAGGAAGGTTACATCACAGTTGTTGGTCCTATCGACTACGATGCAAGCGACATGATCACGATTAAAGTTACTGCGCACGATAAAGCGGGTAACATGTCTGAGCCTGTAGCGGTTGTTTTCTACATCCTTGAAGACGAGTATGAAGGCACGCCAGTTGTTGAAATGAACCAACGTTTCTCAGTGAACGAGAATGCTGCAATCGGTACTGAGATTGGCCGACTAGCATACTCTGATATTGATGGTGACGTGACTCAGTTCGTAGTGACAGGTACTAACCTGGTGTCTATTGACGAAGACGGTATCATCACTGTGGCTGGCGACATTGACTTTGAGTACGAGCGTGTAATCAAGTTCAACGTTGTAGCTGTAGATGAAATGGGTAAATCGTCTGAACCTGTGATGGTTGAAGTTCGTGTGAACGACCTGACAGGTGGTGATGACAATGATGACGACGACTCAGGTTCACTGGCTTGGTTGACGTTACTTGCAGCTCCGTTTGCAGCACTACGTCGCCGTAAGCGTAAATAA
- a CDS encoding DUF2721 domain-containing protein, whose translation MNTDVVSILTMAKVIQTAVAPVFLITGIAATLGVLSNRLARITDRARLLDRKLNNSPDEELKGHLTREMRALLKRSRYIHIAFSMSVLSALLVCAVVMVLFISHLYSLSLGVTLSSCFIAAMLLLICAFLALLAEVFLATRSMRRGMIFKDIGE comes from the coding sequence ATGAATACGGATGTAGTAAGCATACTGACGATGGCGAAGGTGATCCAAACGGCCGTTGCACCTGTTTTTTTAATTACAGGAATTGCAGCCACATTGGGTGTCTTGTCAAATCGGCTGGCACGGATCACCGACAGAGCCAGATTATTGGATCGAAAGTTAAACAACAGTCCGGACGAAGAGCTGAAAGGTCACCTCACCCGCGAGATGCGCGCATTACTCAAACGCTCACGCTATATTCACATTGCTTTTAGCATGAGTGTACTCTCTGCACTGCTGGTGTGCGCCGTCGTCATGGTGTTGTTTATTTCCCACCTTTATTCGTTGTCGCTGGGCGTGACCCTGTCGAGCTGCTTTATAGCCGCTATGCTATTACTGATCTGCGCCTTTTTAGCCTTACTCGCCGAAGTATTTCTGGCCACCCGGAGTATGCGCCGGGGTATGATCTTTAAAGATATCGGGGAATAA
- a CDS encoding TlpA family protein disulfide reductase, translating into MIKPLTIVALVTALGSQLSACNATPLPDAHPKGYETYINPGDTFRHTQLINIDGEPVQLAQGNKLIILFASWCSDSQRTLNELKASELLADPQLQIIAIGREEDVETLKAFRTSFGIDFNIVADPDRAIYSQYANKGIPRLIMLNKQNQVVKTLIGEQAGIIEQVRW; encoded by the coding sequence ATGATAAAACCTCTCACTATCGTCGCTCTCGTAACCGCGCTAGGCAGTCAACTGAGTGCCTGTAACGCCACCCCATTGCCAGACGCTCACCCCAAGGGATATGAAACTTATATCAATCCCGGCGACACTTTCAGGCACACTCAGCTAATCAATATAGACGGTGAGCCCGTCCAGTTAGCTCAGGGAAACAAGCTGATTATCCTGTTTGCCAGCTGGTGCTCGGACTCTCAGCGTACGCTGAACGAATTAAAAGCATCTGAACTATTAGCCGATCCGCAATTACAAATCATTGCCATAGGCCGCGAAGAAGATGTCGAGACCTTAAAGGCCTTCCGCACCTCTTTTGGTATCGACTTTAACATAGTGGCCGACCCCGACAGAGCCATTTACAGTCAGTATGCCAATAAGGGGATCCCACGTTTGATTATGCTAAATAAACAAAATCAGGTTGTAAAAACACTGATTGGCGAACAGGCGGGTATTATTGAACAGGTACGTTGGTAA
- a CDS encoding YqaA family protein — translation MLYISLFFSALISATLLPASSELLLSGLVVKQQGELFLLWLSATTGNVLGSVINYYLGTIVSRVEDKRWFPVSKPAMSKAQHQFEKYGVYSLLFAWVPVVGDPLTLVAGVFRTRFSLFLLLVAAGKGLRYAVVIGLAAGFM, via the coding sequence ATGTTGTATATCTCTTTGTTTTTTTCGGCCCTGATCTCCGCCACCCTGCTGCCAGCTTCTTCTGAGTTGTTGCTGTCCGGATTGGTGGTAAAGCAGCAGGGAGAGCTGTTTTTACTATGGCTCAGCGCAACCACCGGCAATGTGCTCGGTAGTGTGATTAATTATTACCTCGGTACCATTGTCAGCCGGGTAGAAGACAAGCGCTGGTTTCCTGTTTCCAAACCGGCAATGAGCAAAGCGCAGCATCAATTCGAAAAATATGGGGTATACAGTTTGTTGTTTGCCTGGGTGCCCGTAGTCGGAGACCCTCTGACTCTGGTTGCGGGCGTCTTTAGAACCCGGTTCAGTCTCTTTCTGCTGTTAGTCGCGGCAGGTAAGGGGTTGCGTTACGCGGTGGTGATAGGGCTGGCAGCCGGTTTTATGTAA
- the folX gene encoding dihydroneopterin triphosphate 2'-epimerase, with the protein MHTAIINITNLRLRTFIGFNQEEREKKQDVVINIEIHYPADAECLFHDEVGHALNYKTITKAVIAKVEEGHFLLLEKLVADILTECHQHPDVSYAKVKVDKPHALRFADSVSLTLEWRKPV; encoded by the coding sequence ATGCACACGGCGATCATCAATATTACCAACCTAAGGTTACGCACCTTCATCGGGTTCAATCAGGAAGAAAGAGAGAAAAAGCAAGATGTTGTGATCAACATCGAGATCCACTATCCGGCCGATGCGGAGTGTTTGTTTCACGATGAAGTTGGCCATGCTCTGAACTACAAAACCATTACCAAAGCGGTGATCGCTAAAGTCGAGGAAGGCCACTTTCTGTTGTTGGAAAAACTGGTCGCAGACATTCTGACAGAGTGCCACCAACACCCTGATGTGAGCTATGCGAAAGTGAAGGTCGATAAGCCTCATGCGCTGCGCTTTGCGGATTCCGTGTCACTGACGCTCGAATGGCGTAAACCCGTCTGA
- the folE gene encoding GTP cyclohydrolase I FolE, whose product MHDELKSSFQQIITAVGEDKDREGLLDTPKRAAKAMEYLTQGYRQELSDVTNNAVFSSDADDMVLIQDIELYSMCEHHLLPFVGRAHIAYIPNGKVLGLSKFARIVDMYARRFQIQEQLTHQIAKAVEEVTGARGVGVVIEAKHMCMMMRGVEKQNSQMRTSVMLGNFREDAKTRNEFLQLLKR is encoded by the coding sequence ATGCATGACGAATTAAAAAGCAGTTTCCAACAGATCATCACCGCCGTAGGCGAAGACAAAGACCGTGAAGGGCTGCTTGATACCCCCAAACGTGCTGCCAAGGCCATGGAATACCTGACTCAGGGCTACCGTCAGGAGCTCAGTGATGTGACCAACAACGCCGTATTCAGCTCTGATGCCGATGACATGGTCCTGATCCAGGATATCGAGCTTTATTCTATGTGTGAACATCACCTGTTGCCATTCGTTGGCCGCGCCCACATCGCTTACATTCCTAATGGCAAGGTGTTAGGCTTATCTAAGTTTGCACGCATCGTGGACATGTATGCGCGTCGCTTTCAGATCCAGGAGCAACTTACGCATCAAATCGCCAAAGCCGTCGAGGAAGTGACCGGCGCCCGTGGTGTTGGTGTGGTTATTGAGGCGAAACACATGTGCATGATGATGCGTGGCGTTGAAAAACAAAACTCGCAGATGCGTACCTCAGTGATGCTGGGTAACTTCCGTGAAGATGCCAAAACACGTAATGAATTCTTACAACTACTAAAACGCTAA
- the folM gene encoding dihydromonapterin reductase — translation MTAPILITGAAQRIGLAMVQHFIAEDIPVIMTYRTQRPIIDTLTEQGVICIQVDFNQTDAIASLIAQVKQHTDTLRAVIHNASSWDCEALNLDHNALFDAMMHIHAKVPYLLNMGLTPLLQNYPGTADIIHITDYVVEKGSPKHIAYAASKAALDNLSRSFAAKYAPHIKVNSVAPSLIIFNDDDSDEYKEKTLKKSIMGIEPGCREVIDAVELLRKSNYITGRTLAVDGGRHLK, via the coding sequence ATGACAGCGCCCATTTTAATCACCGGAGCCGCACAGCGTATTGGTCTGGCAATGGTTCAGCACTTTATCGCTGAAGACATTCCAGTGATCATGACCTATCGCACACAACGCCCGATCATAGATACCCTGACAGAACAAGGCGTGATCTGTATCCAGGTAGATTTCAATCAAACAGACGCAATCGCGTCGCTGATTGCCCAAGTTAAGCAACATACCGACACATTGCGCGCGGTGATACATAATGCCTCAAGCTGGGATTGTGAAGCGCTGAACCTGGATCACAATGCCTTATTCGATGCCATGATGCATATTCATGCCAAAGTGCCGTATCTGCTCAATATGGGTCTGACACCTTTGTTGCAAAACTACCCAGGTACGGCCGACATTATTCATATCACCGATTATGTGGTTGAAAAAGGCAGCCCGAAACATATCGCCTATGCCGCGAGCAAAGCTGCGCTGGATAACCTCAGCCGCTCTTTTGCCGCCAAGTATGCACCGCATATCAAAGTGAATTCCGTCGCCCCGTCTCTGATCATTTTTAATGACGATGACAGCGACGAGTACAAAGAGAAAACCCTGAAAAAATCCATTATGGGTATTGAACCTGGCTGTCGCGAAGTGATCGACGCCGTAGAGTTGCTGCGTAAAAGTAATTACATCACCGGCCGCACTTTGGCCGTGGACGGAGGCCGCCACCTGAAATAG
- the nadE gene encoding ammonia-dependent NAD(+) synthetase — translation MREAIIAEMKVQPTIDVAAEVARRVQFIKQTLISAHCHSLVLGISGGVDSSTCGRLCQLAIDELNAEQGRQGYQFIAMRLPYGTQADEDEAQQALSFIQPTKRLTVNIKAAADAMHEQAIQAMQATETELPSAALVDFVKGNVKARQRMVAQYEIAGLTRGLVVGTDHSAENITGFYTKFGDGACDLAPLFGLSKRQVRALADHLGAPQSLVHKTPTADLECDRPGLADEEALGLSYDDIDDFLEGKPISLDVEQLLIDIYQKTQHKRQPIPTIYDDE, via the coding sequence ATGCGTGAAGCTATCATTGCTGAAATGAAAGTTCAGCCAACCATTGATGTCGCGGCGGAAGTCGCCCGACGTGTTCAGTTTATCAAACAAACGCTGATCTCAGCCCATTGTCACAGCCTGGTACTGGGGATCAGTGGTGGTGTTGACTCTTCTACCTGTGGCCGTTTGTGCCAACTGGCCATTGATGAACTGAATGCCGAGCAAGGCCGACAGGGTTATCAGTTTATTGCCATGCGCTTACCATATGGTACCCAGGCTGACGAAGATGAAGCCCAACAGGCCCTGTCTTTCATTCAACCCACAAAGCGCTTAACGGTCAATATTAAAGCTGCAGCTGACGCCATGCATGAGCAAGCGATTCAAGCAATGCAAGCCACTGAAACCGAGCTGCCGAGCGCAGCCCTGGTCGACTTTGTGAAAGGCAATGTGAAAGCCAGACAACGCATGGTTGCCCAGTATGAAATCGCCGGCCTGACACGCGGCCTGGTAGTCGGTACTGACCATAGTGCTGAGAATATCACCGGTTTCTATACTAAGTTTGGAGATGGTGCCTGTGATTTAGCGCCACTGTTTGGCCTGTCTAAACGCCAGGTAAGGGCATTGGCTGATCATCTGGGTGCACCTCAGTCATTGGTCCATAAAACCCCCACTGCAGATTTGGAGTGCGACCGCCCAGGCCTCGCGGACGAAGAAGCCCTGGGTCTGAGCTATGATGACATTGATGACTTCCTGGAAGGCAAGCCCATTAGCCTGGATGTCGAGCAACTGCTGATTGATATTTATCAAAAGACCCAGCACAAGCGTCAGCCCATCCCCACTATTTACGACGATGAGTAA
- a CDS encoding YceH family protein — MNLSKIEQRIIGCLLEKQTTTPDQYPLSLNALTNACNQKSNREPVMALSESDVLDTLTQLEQKRIVVCDEGLSGRVSKYKHRFCNSEFGSLKLTEQQRAIVCLLLLRGPQTPGELRTRSGRLAEFSTVVEVETALNELIQQELATRLAREPGKREARYQHLFGDTEDLEQAESSATEPAVNLDELLQEIDQLKQELQTIKQHLGL, encoded by the coding sequence ATGAACTTATCCAAGATTGAACAACGGATCATCGGCTGTCTGCTGGAAAAGCAAACCACCACCCCCGATCAGTACCCTTTATCACTTAACGCGCTGACTAATGCCTGTAACCAAAAATCTAATCGCGAGCCGGTCATGGCCTTGTCTGAGTCAGACGTTCTGGACACTCTGACACAACTCGAACAAAAACGTATTGTCGTTTGTGATGAGGGTTTATCCGGTCGAGTAAGTAAGTACAAACATCGCTTTTGTAATAGCGAATTTGGTAGTCTGAAACTCACAGAGCAACAACGCGCCATTGTCTGTCTGCTGCTATTACGCGGACCACAGACGCCTGGCGAACTACGTACCCGCAGCGGCCGATTAGCCGAATTTAGCACGGTTGTTGAAGTTGAGACCGCACTGAATGAGCTCATACAGCAAGAACTCGCCACTCGCCTGGCCAGAGAGCCAGGCAAACGCGAGGCACGCTACCAACACTTATTCGGCGATACAGAAGACCTGGAACAGGCCGAGAGCAGCGCGACTGAACCCGCTGTAAACCTGGATGAGCTGTTACAGGAAATCGATCAGCTTAAGCAGGAACTTCAGACTATCAAGCAACATCTTGGTCTGTAA